From one Acidobacteriota bacterium genomic stretch:
- a CDS encoding cytochrome c biogenesis protein ResB has protein sequence MSSAEETIKPEGVSKEKSTSVVNSSLDFLSSVRFGVVVLCILVFLSILGMVIIQQNVQGFDAYYATRTPAEKMVMGALSLFDIYYSWYYNVLLLLLSLNIVLASIDRFPGAWSYIADAKKTATKKWLLNQKQNAVVNVNGSAEADVAHDIRKVFEKEGWKTTVTEDEVSSYATDETGKKDFSRIEKQNFFYVFGEKGRFNRIGAYIVHVFLLILFLGHFVAHQFGFDADVRLTPDTNPQVLSDFNLVQKSNTIQLIKFKLDKQERFNVELPFTITCLEIEQRLIDTGGQIEINNTMDWRTRIKIDDPGYGETIADVSLNNPYTYRGYRFFQASAITIGSASSMTFQLTPEDANEQPVTLTLKRNESAVLPNGTKVEYENFLPDFVMRGNQFTTQSAEYNNPVAVLRVTTPAKADKPEETIKVFAFANKLPDNAPVAAPKAGYRWHMSQYTKSPLAHVLSIKYDPFNAAFIAWYIGGFGLMGALMFVFFTSHRRIWAMVEKKSDGKFEVVFGGDANRNHLAFEDKFRLLVERFSSNSNK, from the coding sequence ATGTCGTCAGCAGAAGAAACGATCAAACCAGAAGGTGTTTCCAAAGAGAAATCAACTTCCGTCGTCAACAGTTCGTTGGATTTCCTGAGTTCGGTGCGCTTCGGCGTTGTCGTGCTCTGCATTCTAGTTTTTCTGTCGATCCTGGGAATGGTCATCATCCAGCAGAACGTCCAGGGATTCGACGCCTATTATGCGACTCGTACACCGGCCGAGAAAATGGTGATGGGAGCGCTCAGCCTGTTCGACATCTACTACAGCTGGTACTACAACGTACTCCTGTTGCTGCTTTCGCTGAACATCGTTCTGGCTTCGATCGATCGTTTCCCGGGGGCCTGGTCGTACATTGCCGATGCCAAAAAGACGGCGACAAAAAAATGGTTGTTGAACCAGAAGCAGAACGCCGTTGTGAACGTCAATGGATCCGCCGAAGCGGACGTCGCGCACGATATTCGCAAGGTTTTCGAGAAAGAAGGCTGGAAAACGACGGTCACCGAGGATGAAGTTTCGAGCTACGCCACCGACGAGACAGGGAAAAAGGACTTCAGTCGCATCGAAAAACAGAACTTCTTTTATGTCTTCGGCGAGAAAGGGCGATTCAACCGCATCGGAGCCTATATCGTCCACGTCTTTTTGCTGATTCTCTTTCTTGGCCACTTCGTCGCGCACCAATTCGGATTTGACGCCGATGTGCGGCTGACGCCCGACACGAATCCCCAGGTACTGAGCGATTTCAACCTGGTACAGAAATCGAACACGATCCAGCTGATCAAATTCAAGCTCGACAAACAGGAACGGTTCAACGTCGAACTTCCCTTCACAATCACGTGTCTCGAGATCGAGCAACGCCTGATCGACACCGGCGGACAGATCGAGATCAACAACACGATGGACTGGCGAACGAGGATCAAGATCGACGACCCCGGCTACGGTGAGACGATCGCCGACGTGAGTTTGAACAATCCGTACACTTACCGCGGCTACCGTTTTTTTCAGGCTAGCGCGATCACCATCGGCAGCGCGAGTTCGATGACCTTCCAGCTGACGCCCGAAGACGCGAATGAACAGCCGGTAACGCTGACTCTCAAGCGAAACGAGTCGGCGGTCCTGCCGAACGGGACAAAGGTCGAATACGAGAATTTTTTGCCGGATTTCGTGATGCGTGGCAACCAATTCACGACGCAGAGCGCCGAATACAATAATCCGGTCGCGGTTTTGCGCGTCACCACGCCGGCCAAGGCGGACAAGCCTGAAGAAACGATCAAGGTGTTCGCGTTTGCGAACAAACTTCCCGACAACGCCCCGGTCGCCGCGCCGAAAGCCGGCTATCGTTGGCATATGTCTCAGTACACGAAGTCACCGCTGGCGCACGTTCTTTCGATCAAATACGATCCGTTCAACGCCGCGTTCATCGCTTGGTACATCGGCGGCTTCGGACTTATGGGCGCGCTGATGTTCGTCTTCTTCACTTCGCACCGACGCATTTGGGCGATGGTCGAGAAGAAATCGGACGGAAAGTTCGAAGTGGTGTTCGGCGGCGATGCAAACCGCAATCATTTGGCGTTCGAGGACAAGTTCCGCTTGTTGGTCGAACGATTTTCATCAAATTCAAACAAGTAA
- the cyoE gene encoding protoheme IX farnesyltransferase, with protein METIGAELEDAKSYGLREKLAAYFELTKPRIAFMLVLTSAAGFYLGSSGGFDFVLFTNSVIGITLLAFGVATLNQYLERRTDALMDRTAKRPLPTSKISPNEALVFGLAQCATAELYLWILVNGLTAILGLVVIVGYVLLYTPLKTRTSASTAIGAIPGAMPPLMGWTSAADNITLAAWTLFTLLFLWQFPHFLAIAWMYKDQYAKAGILMLPVVERDGRVTARQIVVFTLMLLPISLTPFFIGLAGVYYLIGASLLGIWFLWASVDMARTKSVAKARRLLLVSVIYLPLIFALMVLNRQ; from the coding sequence ATGGAAACGATAGGTGCAGAACTTGAGGACGCAAAGTCATATGGTTTGCGTGAAAAACTCGCGGCGTATTTCGAACTGACGAAACCGCGGATCGCATTCATGCTCGTGCTGACGTCCGCCGCCGGATTTTATCTCGGCAGTTCGGGCGGGTTCGACTTCGTGCTCTTCACAAATTCGGTCATCGGGATCACGCTTCTCGCGTTCGGGGTCGCGACCTTGAATCAATATCTGGAACGTCGAACCGATGCGTTGATGGACCGGACCGCAAAGCGTCCCTTGCCGACAAGCAAGATATCTCCGAACGAGGCGCTTGTTTTCGGCTTGGCGCAATGCGCGACGGCCGAACTTTATCTCTGGATCCTGGTAAACGGTTTGACGGCGATTCTCGGACTCGTCGTCATCGTCGGATACGTTCTGCTCTATACGCCGCTCAAGACGCGGACATCGGCCTCGACCGCGATTGGCGCGATTCCGGGAGCGATGCCGCCATTGATGGGCTGGACGTCGGCCGCGGACAATATTACGCTCGCGGCCTGGACGTTGTTTACGCTTCTGTTTCTATGGCAGTTCCCACATTTTCTGGCGATCGCCTGGATGTACAAGGATCAATATGCGAAGGCGGGAATTCTAATGCTGCCGGTCGTCGAGCGCGACGGGCGCGTGACGGCGCGACAGATCGTGGTCTTCACGCTGATGCTTCTGCCGATCAGCTTGACGCCGTTTTTCATCGGGCTGGCGGGAGTCTATTATCTTATCGGCGCGTCGCTCCTCGGGATTTGGTTTCTCTGGGCAAGCGTTGATATGGCGCGCACGAAATCGGTTGCCAAGGCTCGGCGTCTCCTTTTGGTTTCGGTGATTTATCTTCCGCTGATCTTCGCCTTGATGGTTCTGAACCGGCAATAG
- a CDS encoding heme-copper oxidase subunit III, whose product MVTKQNTLGTGVPGRAISSGGPGSYDSGDRGPDDRPESVEESEYEKSFSKPRILTWFLMLVVLMTFGGVISAYVVIATNGVLEWNPFDLPIQVWISTAIIIGSSVTYVAAERAVRRQNQDRAKKWLVATTILGAMFISSQILAWFELVKLGIFVQSNPYAGFFYILTALHAAHVAGGIIALGYVVLMTWDRRRFEAAVERVTDIAGAVGWYWHFMGVLWIVLFLLLGFWK is encoded by the coding sequence ATGGTCACCAAGCAAAATACGTTGGGAACGGGCGTTCCCGGACGCGCGATCTCGAGCGGCGGGCCGGGCTCTTACGATTCGGGCGATCGCGGTCCGGATGACCGGCCTGAATCTGTCGAAGAATCCGAATACGAGAAGAGTTTTTCCAAACCGCGCATCCTGACCTGGTTCCTGATGCTCGTGGTTCTGATGACCTTCGGCGGAGTGATCAGCGCTTATGTCGTTATCGCGACGAACGGCGTCCTCGAATGGAACCCCTTCGATCTACCGATACAGGTCTGGATAAGCACCGCGATCATCATTGGATCGAGCGTTACATATGTCGCGGCGGAGCGCGCCGTTCGACGGCAAAATCAGGACAGGGCAAAGAAGTGGCTCGTCGCGACGACGATCCTCGGGGCGATGTTCATTTCGTCCCAGATCCTTGCCTGGTTCGAACTCGTCAAACTCGGCATATTCGTTCAGAGCAACCCGTACGCCGGGTTCTTTTATATCCTGACCGCGCTCCACGCCGCACACGTCGCGGGCGGGATCATTGCGCTCGGTTACGTCGTGCTGATGACGTGGGATCGCCGACGGTTTGAGGCGGCAGTCGAACGCGTGACGGACATCGCCGGCGCCGTCGGCTGGTATTGGCATTTTATGGGCGTCCTTTGGATCGTTCTGTTCCTGCTTCTCGGGTTCTGGAAGTAA
- a CDS encoding DUF420 domain-containing protein, translating into METLSAARKQSNLIINVISVIVPVVVAILLGLPQKVDLGAWTKGLPHVIGTINSITTALLVFGLIFIKLKKIKLHQAMMSLSFGLGGVFLVCYVIYHLTNPSNRFNGEGFVRYVYFFTLISHVALSLVVLPLVLRAMYFAANGRFDDHRRVARFAYPIWLYVAATGVLVYLFVYRFYPAA; encoded by the coding sequence ATGGAAACTCTATCGGCGGCTCGGAAACAGTCGAATCTGATAATCAACGTGATCTCGGTCATCGTTCCGGTCGTGGTCGCGATACTGCTTGGATTGCCCCAAAAAGTCGATCTCGGCGCTTGGACCAAGGGGCTGCCGCACGTTATCGGGACCATCAATTCGATCACCACCGCGCTTCTGGTGTTTGGGCTGATCTTCATAAAACTCAAGAAGATAAAACTGCATCAAGCGATGATGTCGCTCTCATTCGGACTTGGCGGAGTGTTTCTCGTCTGTTACGTCATCTATCATCTGACGAACCCGTCGAACCGTTTCAACGGCGAAGGCTTTGTGCGCTATGTTTATTTTTTCACGCTGATTTCCCACGTCGCGCTTTCGCTCGTCGTCCTGCCGCTGGTTCTGCGGGCGATGTATTTTGCGGCGAACGGACGCTTCGATGATCATCGGAGGGTCGCGCGATTCGCCTATCCGATCTGGCTCTATGTGGCCGCCACGGGTGTTCTGGTCTACCTCTTCGTTTACCGTTTTTATCCGGCGGCGTAA
- a CDS encoding S9 family peptidase, which produces MKRILFFFAIVAFCFAGISAQTFNFDTMVKQRRVGDPQLSPDGRTVAFTIGDVDKAANKSLTHIYTVSVDGGTPRQITKGDKSNSSPRWSPDGKKIAFTTGGQIWTMDPDGDDRKQITKISTGAGGPVWSPDGKWIAFSSEVYPECPDDKCNAAEDERVSNSKVKAIVTDRLLYRHWVEWRDRKRTHVFVVSSSGGVADDMTPDDFDSPPYAAATGGDYSFSPNSQEIAVLRNPDKIEAISTNSDIYLVRLPTYSRKPTAKQWADGDVKNITVANRGYDVSPMYTPDDKYILFRSQAREGFEADRWRVMRYDRASGETRELTVGFDQQADEVTLSPDGKTVYFTANTRGKEPIYSVPLEPDFRLRIATHVKMVRADGYFSGLSVTNDGRSFIALSSSMTRPAEIYRVSATGGEMTSLSNANQDLGLMKAEETEWRGALGAKVHGWIVKPKDFDSTKKYPMIVLIHGGPQGAWNDNWGYRWNPQIYANAGYVVFMPNPRGSTGYGQKFVDEISGDWGGKAYVDIMNGVAEVIKRPYVDKNRIGGAGASYGGYMVDWILGHNTDVRFKFKALVSHAGVYNLESMAGATEELWFVNWEFKGMPWQNRANYERWSPHRFAANFKTPTLVTAGELDYRVPVDQSYQLFTALQLNKVPSKLVVFPDEGHWILKPQNSELWHKTVLGWFDAQLR; this is translated from the coding sequence ATGAAACGAATCCTTTTCTTCTTCGCGATAGTCGCGTTTTGCTTCGCCGGCATCAGCGCGCAGACATTCAACTTCGATACGATGGTAAAGCAGCGGCGCGTTGGCGATCCGCAGCTTTCTCCGGACGGCCGAACGGTCGCGTTCACGATCGGCGACGTTGACAAGGCCGCGAACAAGTCCCTGACACATATCTATACCGTGTCGGTCGATGGCGGGACGCCGCGCCAGATCACCAAGGGCGACAAATCGAATTCGAGCCCGCGTTGGTCGCCCGACGGCAAGAAGATCGCATTCACCACCGGCGGACAGATCTGGACGATGGATCCCGACGGTGACGACCGCAAGCAGATCACGAAGATCTCGACCGGCGCCGGCGGACCTGTCTGGTCGCCGGACGGCAAGTGGATCGCGTTTTCATCGGAGGTCTATCCGGAATGTCCGGACGACAAATGCAACGCCGCCGAAGACGAGCGCGTATCGAACAGCAAGGTCAAGGCGATCGTCACCGACCGTTTGCTTTACCGCCATTGGGTGGAATGGCGCGACCGTAAACGGACGCACGTTTTTGTCGTTTCAAGCAGCGGCGGAGTTGCGGATGATATGACTCCGGACGATTTCGACTCGCCGCCATATGCCGCCGCGACGGGTGGCGACTATTCCTTCTCGCCGAACTCGCAGGAGATCGCCGTTCTTCGCAACCCCGACAAGATCGAGGCGATCTCGACCAACAGCGACATTTATCTCGTCCGGCTTCCGACTTACTCGCGCAAACCGACGGCCAAGCAATGGGCCGACGGCGACGTCAAGAACATCACCGTCGCGAACCGCGGTTACGACGTTTCCCCGATGTATACCCCGGACGATAAGTACATCCTTTTCCGTTCCCAGGCGCGCGAGGGATTCGAGGCCGACCGTTGGCGGGTGATGCGTTACGACCGGGCTTCAGGCGAGACGCGCGAGCTGACAGTCGGATTTGACCAGCAGGCCGATGAAGTAACGCTGTCGCCGGATGGCAAGACGGTTTACTTTACGGCCAACACACGCGGCAAAGAGCCGATCTACTCTGTTCCGCTGGAACCGGATTTCCGTCTACGCATCGCGACCCACGTCAAGATGGTCCGTGCCGACGGCTATTTCTCCGGTCTTTCGGTAACCAACGACGGCCGTTCGTTCATTGCGCTTTCGAGTTCGATGACCCGACCGGCAGAGATCTATCGCGTTTCGGCCACGGGCGGCGAGATGACGAGTCTCAGCAACGCGAATCAGGATCTCGGATTAATGAAGGCGGAAGAGACCGAATGGCGCGGCGCACTCGGCGCAAAGGTCCACGGTTGGATCGTCAAGCCGAAGGATTTCGACTCGACGAAGAAGTATCCGATGATCGTCCTAATCCACGGCGGACCGCAAGGCGCCTGGAACGACAACTGGGGATATCGCTGGAACCCGCAGATCTATGCCAACGCCGGTTATGTGGTCTTTATGCCCAATCCGCGCGGCTCGACCGGTTACGGTCAGAAGTTCGTCGACGAGATCTCGGGCGATTGGGGCGGCAAGGCGTACGTCGACATTATGAACGGCGTTGCCGAGGTGATAAAGCGCCCGTACGTCGACAAAAACCGCATTGGCGGTGCCGGCGCAAGTTACGGCGGCTATATGGTGGACTGGATCCTCGGACACAACACCGACGTTCGATTCAAGTTCAAAGCGCTCGTTTCGCATGCCGGCGTTTACAATCTCGAAAGTATGGCGGGTGCCACCGAAGAGTTGTGGTTCGTGAACTGGGAATTCAAGGGGATGCCCTGGCAGAATCGTGCAAATTACGAACGTTGGTCGCCGCATCGCTTTGCCGCGAATTTCAAAACTCCGACCCTCGTCACGGCCGGCGAACTCGACTATCGCGTTCCGGTCGATCAGTCGTACCAGCTTTTCACGGCGCTCCAACTCAACAAGGTGCCTTCGAAACTGGTCGTCTTTCCGGACGAGGGCCACTGGATCCTGAAGCCGCAAAACTCCGAACTCTGGCACAAGACGGTTCTCGGGTGGTTTGACGCACAGCTTCGCTGA
- a CDS encoding M20/M25/M40 family metallo-hydrolase: MKFKAFLLIVVFSLQGLAQQAAPTPAIYSEAALSELRVLQRTSLASDYAYKQTAYLTNNIGPRLTGSAQAERAVQYVADEMRKLGLTVTIQKLTVPHWVRGEEKGELVEFEGMAPQSTQRIVMTALGGSVATPDSGMVAEVVVVGSFEELEKLGRTAVEGKIVLFNVKFDKGLAERNEAGAAYGQVAAYRGGGAIAAAKLGAVGVLVRSAGGSQNRLAHTGAMRYDESVPKIPAAAVPYEDAETIAQLAAMGKVRMRMLLTPKKLPDTTSYNVLADYRGSEKPDEIVVVGGHLDSWDLGTGALDDAVGVAMAMQVPYILQQLKLRPKRTIRVVAFMNEENGFVGAETYAKEADIAKHFAAIEGDLGASHPIGFIFAGKNEAMPFLQPLARILNDQGAGLIDRQPSASSDISTLTAKGVPSFGPWFDTRTYFNYHHTAADTFDKVNPKELAENCSLMAVLAYGLANLEQPLPR, from the coding sequence ATGAAATTCAAGGCCTTTCTATTGATTGTTGTTTTTTCGCTGCAGGGGTTGGCCCAGCAGGCGGCGCCCACGCCCGCGATCTACTCCGAGGCGGCATTGTCGGAACTTCGTGTGCTGCAGCGTACCTCGCTCGCGAGCGACTACGCCTATAAGCAGACCGCCTATTTGACCAACAATATCGGCCCGCGCCTGACCGGTTCGGCGCAGGCGGAGCGCGCGGTTCAATATGTTGCCGATGAGATGCGCAAACTTGGTTTGACGGTCACGATTCAGAAACTCACCGTTCCGCATTGGGTTCGCGGCGAGGAAAAGGGAGAACTCGTCGAGTTTGAGGGAATGGCGCCTCAATCGACGCAGAGGATCGTTATGACGGCGCTCGGCGGTAGCGTCGCGACGCCCGATTCGGGAATGGTCGCCGAGGTCGTCGTTGTCGGCAGTTTCGAAGAGCTCGAAAAACTGGGACGAACGGCCGTCGAAGGGAAAATAGTTCTTTTTAACGTCAAGTTCGACAAGGGGTTGGCGGAACGAAACGAGGCCGGTGCGGCGTACGGTCAGGTGGCCGCCTATCGCGGCGGCGGAGCAATAGCGGCGGCGAAACTCGGGGCAGTCGGAGTGCTTGTTCGATCGGCCGGCGGATCGCAGAATCGTTTGGCCCATACCGGCGCGATGCGTTATGACGAGTCGGTGCCGAAGATCCCGGCAGCAGCGGTTCCGTACGAAGATGCCGAAACGATCGCGCAACTCGCGGCAATGGGCAAGGTTCGGATGCGGATGCTCTTGACGCCGAAGAAACTGCCCGATACGACGAGTTACAACGTGCTCGCGGATTACAGGGGCAGCGAAAAGCCGGACGAGATCGTTGTCGTCGGAGGTCATCTCGACTCGTGGGATCTTGGGACCGGCGCGCTTGACGACGCGGTCGGCGTCGCGATGGCGATGCAGGTCCCGTACATTCTGCAGCAGCTCAAGCTCCGACCGAAGCGGACGATCCGCGTGGTCGCGTTTATGAACGAGGAAAACGGCTTCGTCGGCGCCGAAACGTACGCGAAGGAGGCGGACATCGCGAAGCATTTTGCGGCAATTGAAGGCGATCTCGGAGCAAGTCATCCGATCGGGTTCATCTTCGCCGGCAAGAACGAGGCAATGCCGTTTCTGCAGCCGCTGGCAAGAATCCTGAACGATCAAGGCGCGGGCCTGATCGACCGGCAGCCGAGCGCGAGTTCGGATATCAGCACGCTGACGGCGAAAGGCGTTCCGTCATTCGGGCCGTGGTTCGATACGCGGACATACTTCAACTATCATCACACCGCAGCCGACACTTTCGACAAGGTAAATCCGAAGGAACTCGCCGAAAACTGTTCACTGATGGCGGTTCTGGCTTACGGTTTGGCAAATCTCGAGCAACCGCTGCCAAGGTGA
- a CDS encoding S41 family peptidase → MKGNSTLPSVFILFVFSISNVFGQTGAVTKVNPRPIEESKTAAKTVKPVTVENIEADFSEALSIIEANHVDGKKLDYNDVFKSTIDSMLHTLDPHSNYFDAKESEQFRTDQSSRYFGIGATIGDLTDGDGKIVATFIKATFEGAPAHRAGLRYGDKIVEVNGVSMLGKPFNEVRTFLRGPRGTLAKMVVEKYGTGKRETVEIIRDAVPQPSISEAYMIRPGVGYMNLSGGFNQTTFNEFREAMQDLKSRGMTQLVLDLRNNGGGLVNQAYRIANAFLGKGQTVFTQKSRNNGIDTYPSENSNPDDSTVVLLVNRNSASASEILAGALQDHDRALIVGENTFGKGLVQNPFPLEYGSMLLLTIAKYETPAGRLIQRDYSDGSLYDYYTNGGTFREEKTPVAPKGEERKTDSGRLVYGGGGILPDVEVKAATISGDKAIVQQKLINPILLFSFELAHGKLPGFEALKIDKPIQFNYEITPKDFVITDSLLQAFKRFAFEKYKIAPTVVDKEKQFVERTIRSELVTAAYGSNASFQVFNEYDNQLLRAIELMPKAKQLASEGKKANEKKQSVNTEQ, encoded by the coding sequence GTGAAAGGAAATTCGACTCTGCCAAGTGTCTTCATTCTCTTCGTTTTCTCAATTTCAAACGTTTTTGGACAAACCGGCGCGGTTACGAAAGTCAATCCGCGGCCGATCGAAGAATCGAAGACGGCGGCCAAGACGGTCAAACCGGTGACGGTCGAGAATATCGAAGCCGACTTTTCCGAAGCGCTTTCGATCATCGAGGCGAACCACGTCGACGGCAAGAAACTCGATTACAACGACGTTTTCAAATCGACCATCGATTCGATGCTGCACACGCTTGACCCGCATTCGAATTACTTCGACGCGAAGGAAAGCGAACAGTTTCGAACCGATCAGAGCTCGCGTTATTTCGGGATCGGCGCGACGATCGGTGATCTGACCGATGGCGACGGCAAGATCGTCGCGACATTCATCAAGGCGACCTTCGAGGGCGCTCCGGCACACCGCGCCGGGTTGCGTTACGGCGACAAGATCGTCGAGGTCAACGGCGTCTCGATGCTTGGAAAGCCTTTCAACGAAGTCCGCACCTTCCTGCGCGGCCCACGCGGAACACTGGCAAAGATGGTCGTTGAGAAATACGGAACGGGCAAACGAGAGACCGTCGAGATCATCCGCGACGCGGTGCCGCAGCCTTCGATCTCGGAAGCATATATGATCCGGCCGGGCGTCGGTTATATGAATCTGTCGGGCGGCTTCAATCAAACGACGTTCAACGAGTTTCGCGAAGCGATGCAGGACCTCAAATCCCGCGGAATGACGCAGCTTGTGCTCGATCTTAGAAACAACGGCGGCGGACTTGTCAATCAGGCTTACCGGATCGCGAACGCGTTTCTCGGCAAGGGCCAGACGGTTTTCACGCAAAAATCGCGCAACAACGGAATCGACACATACCCGTCGGAGAATTCGAACCCGGACGATTCGACGGTGGTTTTGCTCGTCAACCGAAATTCAGCGTCGGCCTCGGAGATCCTCGCCGGCGCGCTGCAGGACCACGACCGCGCCCTGATCGTCGGGGAAAACACGTTCGGCAAGGGGTTGGTGCAGAATCCGTTTCCGCTCGAATACGGTTCGATGCTTCTTCTGACGATCGCCAAATACGAAACGCCCGCGGGCCGCTTGATCCAGCGCGATTACTCCGATGGAAGTCTTTACGATTATTACACCAACGGCGGTACGTTTCGTGAGGAAAAGACGCCGGTCGCGCCGAAGGGAGAAGAACGAAAGACCGATTCGGGCCGGCTCGTCTACGGCGGCGGCGGAATTCTGCCGGACGTCGAGGTCAAAGCGGCGACGATCTCAGGCGACAAGGCTATCGTCCAACAGAAACTGATCAATCCCATACTTTTGTTCTCGTTCGAACTGGCGCACGGGAAACTGCCTGGATTCGAGGCCCTTAAGATCGACAAGCCGATCCAGTTCAATTACGAGATCACGCCGAAGGATTTCGTCATCACCGATTCGCTTCTTCAAGCGTTCAAGAGGTTCGCGTTTGAAAAGTACAAGATCGCGCCGACGGTTGTCGATAAAGAGAAGCAGTTCGTCGAACGCACGATCAGATCCGAGCTCGTCACGGCGGCGTACGGGTCGAATGCATCCTTTCAGGTTTTCAATGAATACGACAATCAGCTCCTTCGCGCCATCGAGCTGATGCCGAAGGCGAAGCAGCTTGCGTCGGAAGGCAAAAAAGCGAACGAGAAGAAGCAGAGCGTCAACACCGAACAATGA
- a CDS encoding ABC transporter ATP-binding protein — MSHLLEVKNLQTHFPTRAGLVRAVNDVSFHIDEGELLGLVGESGCGKSITALSVMRLISPPGKIAAGSMTFKGEELTTASDERMREIRGNDIAMIFQDPMTSLNPVYTVGEQIAEALRLHRKLNKKDAWDAAIAAMKEVSIPSPERRVSDYPHQLSGGMRQRVMIAMALACDPELLIADEPTTALDVTIQAQILELLHGLRQSRKLAVLLITHDLGVVAEVADRVSVMYTGKIVEESGVDEIFENPKHPYTQGLLRSVPKLSADHLEKVERLQTIEGTVPSPTSLPDGCHFAPRCAFRKDECTRGEIPLYRLENDVGVRCVLYSVAPDVPTPVN, encoded by the coding sequence ATGTCTCATTTACTCGAAGTCAAAAATCTCCAGACACATTTTCCGACCCGCGCCGGTTTGGTGCGCGCGGTCAACGATGTCAGTTTCCATATCGATGAGGGCGAACTGCTCGGACTGGTCGGCGAATCCGGTTGCGGAAAATCGATCACCGCCCTATCCGTGATGCGTCTGATCTCGCCTCCGGGGAAGATCGCCGCCGGTTCGATGACCTTCAAGGGCGAGGAACTGACGACCGCGTCCGACGAGCGGATGCGCGAGATACGCGGGAACGACATCGCAATGATATTTCAGGACCCGATGACGTCGCTCAATCCGGTCTATACGGTCGGCGAGCAGATCGCCGAAGCGTTGCGGCTCCATCGGAAACTCAATAAAAAAGACGCCTGGGATGCGGCGATCGCGGCGATGAAAGAGGTTTCGATCCCGTCGCCCGAACGGCGCGTCTCGGACTATCCGCACCAGCTTTCGGGCGGTATGCGCCAGCGTGTGATGATCGCGATGGCGCTTGCCTGCGACCCGGAACTGCTCATCGCGGATGAACCGACGACGGCGCTCGACGTGACGATCCAGGCGCAGATACTCGAACTGCTTCACGGGTTGCGTCAATCGAGAAAACTCGCCGTTCTGCTGATCACCCACGATCTCGGAGTTGTTGCCGAGGTCGCCGACCGCGTGTCCGTGATGTACACCGGAAAGATCGTTGAGGAATCGGGCGTTGACGAGATCTTCGAGAACCCTAAGCATCCTTACACGCAGGGGCTTCTGCGTTCCGTCCCGAAACTAAGCGCCGACCATCTCGAAAAGGTCGAGCGGCTGCAGACGATCGAGGGAACGGTGCCGAGCCCGACGAGTCTGCCGGATGGCTGTCATTTTGCGCCCCGGTGCGCGTTTCGAAAGGACGAATGCACGCGCGGCGAGATCCCGCTTTACCGGCTGGAGAATGATGTCGGCGTCAGATGTGTGTTGTACAGCGTCGCGCCGGACGTCCCAACTCCGGTCAATTAG